One Labeo rohita strain BAU-BD-2019 unplaced genomic scaffold, IGBB_LRoh.1.0 scaffold_84, whole genome shotgun sequence genomic region harbors:
- the dmgdh gene encoding dimethylglycine dehydrogenase, mitochondrial, with protein sequence MSRILNACNALVRRDFRRQTLRVSARSFATDDGDGSAGVLGKRLKDSAETVIIGGGCVGVSLAYHLAKAGQKDVVLLEKSELTAGSTWHAAGLTTYYHPGINLKKIHYYSIKLFEQLEAETGQAVGFHQPGSIRLASTPVRVDELRYQMTRTHWHPTPQFLIGPEKIQQLFPLLNMDKVLAGLYNPGDGHIDPYSLTMALAAGARMYGAQIYQPAPVTGLTPTADGRWDVQTPHGTIRANRIVNATGFWARELGHMIGFEHPTIPVHHQYVVTATVPEVKALKTELPVIRDLEGSYYLRQERDGLLFGPYEKEEKMKLQDSWVRDGVPPGFGKELFESDLDRIMDHVEMAMEMVPVLKNADIINVVSGPITYTPDLLPMIGPHQGARNYWTAIGFGYGIIHSGGVGKFLSDWIMSGEPPYDLIECDPNRYSHWTTVPYLCAKARESYGFNNVVGYPKEERFAGRPTNRVSGVYELLKDKCSMGFHAGWEQPHYFHKPGDDIGYKPSFRRTNWFEVVGRECKLVMQDVGVIDLSPFGKFIVKGEDSHRLLDRLFANTLPKVGQTNISHMLTPRGRVYAEVTVTQTAPGEFLLITGSGSELHDLRWIEREACDGGYRVSVSNVTDEIGVLGIAGPKSRKVLQKLTDEDMSDTAFRFLHCRSVQLAGVPVRAIRISYTGELGWELYMDMQNMSAVYQALMEAGRDENIDNFGTYAMSSLRLEKGFRAWGAEMNCDTNPLEAGLDYFIKLNKPADFIGKQALLEIKAQGLSRRLAFLTLDTDDIDPEGNETVWHNGEVVGNTTSGSYSYTTQQSLAFAYLPVDLIRVGQKVEVELLGQKYPATVTQEPLVLTEPARTRLQKKNQSV encoded by the exons ATGTCGCGAATATTAAACGCGTGTAACGCTCTTGTGAGGCGAGACTTCAGGAGACAAACACTGCGCGTTTCTGCACGGAGCTTCGCCACAGATGACGG AGACGGGTCTGCCGGTGTTTTGGGGAAGCGTCTGAAGGACTCGGCGGAGACGGTGATCATCGGCGGCGGGTGTGTCGGGGTCAGTCTGGCGTATCATCTGGCCAAAGCCGGGCAGAAGGACGTGGTGCTGCTGGAAAAGTCCGAGCTGACGGCCGGATCCACGTGGCACGCG GCGGGACTCACCACATACTATCATCCCGGCATTAATCTGAAGAAGATTCACTATTACAGCATTAAACTCTTCGAGCAGCTCGAGGCCGAGACGGGACAG GCCGTGGGCTTCCATCAGCCGGGCAGCATCAGACTGGCATCTACTCCGGTCCGAGTGGACGAGCTCAGATATCAGATGACCAGAACGCACTGGCACCCCACGCCACAGTTCCTCATCGGCCCCGAGAAGATCCAGCAGCTCTTCCCTCTGCTCAACATGGACAAG gtGTTGGCGGGTCTCTATAATCCGGGTGACGGTCACATTGACCCGTATTCTCTGACGATGGCTCTGGCAGCGGGAGCACGAATGTACGGCGCTCAGATCTATCAACCCGCTCCGGTCACGGGACTCACGCCGACCGCTGACGGCAGATGGGACGTCCAGACGCCACACGGAACCATCCGAGCCAATCGCATCGTCAATGCCACAG GGTTCTGGGCGCGTGAACTGGGTCACATGATCGGTTTCGAGCACCCCACCATCCCAGTGCATCACCAGTACGTCGTCACGGCGACCGTTCCCGAGGTGAAGGCGCTGAAGACGGAGCTTCCTGTGATTCGGGATCTGGAGGGCTCGTATTACCTGCGTCAGGAGCGGGACGGCCTGCTGTTCGGACCCTACGAGAAAGAGGAGAAGATGAAGCTGCAGGACTCGTGGGTCAGAGACGGAGTTCCTCCAG GTTTCGGTAAGGAGCTGTTTGAGTCCGATCTGGACCGGATCATGGATCATGTGGAAATGGCCATGGAGATGGTGCCGGTTCTGAAGAACGCTGATATTATCAACGTCGTGTCCGGACCGATCACATACACGCCTGACCTGCTGCCCATGATCGGACCGCATCAGGGAGCCAGAAACTACTGGACCGCCATCGGCTTCgg GTACGGTATCATTCACTCTGGAGGAGTGGGGAAGTTTCTCAGCGACTGGATCATGAGCGGTGAGCCGCCGTATGACCTCATCGAGTGCGACCCCAACCGCTACAGTCACTGGACCACCGTCCCGTACCTGTGCGCCAAAGCCAGAGAGTCGTACGGTTTCAACAACGTCG TGGGTTACCCGAAGGAGGAGCGCTTTGCGGGTCGCCCGACTAACCGGGTCAGCGGCGTCTATGAGCTGCTGAAGGACAAATGCTCAATGGGTTTCCACGCAGGATGGGAGCAGCCGCATTACTTCCATAAACCTGGAGACGACATCGGATACAA ACCCAGTTTCAGAAGGACTAACTGGTTCGAGGTGGTCGGGCGAGAGTGTAAACTGGTGATGCAGGATGTGGGTGTGATTGACCTTTCACCCTTTGGGAAGTTCATTGTGAAAGGAGAAGATTCACACCGGCTGCTCGACCGACTGTTTGCCAACACACTGCCAAag GTGGGTCAAACCAACATCAGTCACATGTTGACCCCACGAGGGCGTGTCTACGCTGAGGTCACGGTTACCCAGACTGCACCTGGAGAGTTTCTGCTCATCACAGGCTCCGGGTCAGAGCTGCACGATCTGCG GTGGATCGAGCGCGAGGCGTGTGACGGCGGGTATCGCGTGAGCGTGTCTAACGTGACGGATGAGATCGGTGTTTTGGGCATCGCTGGGCCGAAATCACGGAAGGTTCTTCAGAAGCTCACAGATGAAGACATGAGTGACACGGCCTTCAGATTCCTGCACTGCAGATCCGTCCAGCTCGCCGGCGTTCCCGTCCGCGCCATACGCATATCCTACACAG gtgagTTGGGTTGGGAGCTCTACATGGACATGCAGAACATGTCGGCGGTGTATCAGGCGCTGATGGAGGCGGGACGAGACGAGAACATCGATAACTTCGGCACGTACGCCATGAGCTCACTGAGACTGGAGAAGGGCTTCAGAGCCTGGGGAGCCGAG atgAACTGTGACACGAATCCTTTAGAAGCTGGTTTGGACTATTTCATCAAACTCAATAAg CCTGCAGATTTCATCGGTAAACAGGCTCTGCTGGAGATCAAGGCTCAGGGTTTGAGTCGTCGGCTGGCGTTCCTCACGCTGGACACGGACGACATCGACCCGGAGGGAAACGAGACCGTCTGGCACAACGGAGAG GTGGTTGGGAACACGACGTCAGGATCGTACAGCTACACCACGCAGCAGAGCCTGGCCTTCGCTTACCTGCCCGTCGACCTGATTCGGGTGGGTCAGAAGGTGGAAGTGGAGCTTCTGGGTCAGAAATACCCGGCCACGGTCACGCAGGAACCGCTCGTCCTCACGGAACCCGCCAGAACTCGCCTGCAGAAGAAGAACCAGAGCGTCTGA
- the LOC127162124 gene encoding arylsulfatase B-like: MRKLVLCFLLVSVARVAAKPPNVVFILADDYGWNDVGYHGSEIRTPHLDRLSERGVRLENYYVQPLCTPSRNQLMTGRYQIHTGLQHQIIWPCQPYCVPLDEKLLPELLRDAGYDTHMVGKWHLGMFKKDCLPTRRGFSSFFGYLTGSEDYFTHHRCSFITPLNVTRCALDLRDGEDVADNYTGRYSTELFTQRATDIITRHTPEKPLFLYVALQAVHGPMQVPERYVAPYSFIKDQLRREYAGMVSAMDEAVGNISQALQDTGLWNNTVFIFSTDNGGQTLTGGNNWPLRGRKWTLWEGGVRGVAFVSGPLIEQPGAVSRELVHVSDWLPTIVGLAGASTNGTKPLDGFNVWDAISRGKASPRVELLHNIDPLYVDTSPCPGGEVSGEFLEESLRSSSSRAAALGSRSEFNISVHAAIRYKNWKLLTGYPGCPLWFAPPGGRPVEASEPLKQVMLFDIEKDPEEREEVSHQRPEVVSFLLRRLQQYQKQAKPVIFPPDDPHCDPKTTGAWGPWE; this comes from the exons ATGAGGAAACTCGTGTTGTGTTTTCTGCTCGTTTCTGTCGCTCGTGTCGCGGCCAAACCGCCGAATGTCGTGTTCATTTTGGCGGATGATTACGGCTGGAATGATGTGGGCTACCACGGCTCTGAGATCCGGACTCCTCATCTGGACCGGCTGTCCGAGCGCGGGGTTCGGCTGGAGAATTACTACGTCCAGCCGCTGTGCACTCCATCCCGGAACCAGCTGATGACCGGCCGCTACCAG ATTCACACGGGTCTGCAGCATCAGATCATCTGGCCGTGTCAGCCGTACTGTGTTCCTCTGGACGAGAAGCTGCTGCCGGAGCTCCTCCGGGACGCCGGATACGACACGCACATGGTGGGGAAGTGGCATCTGGGCATGTTCAAGAAGGACTGTCTGCCCACACGCAGAGGATTCAGCAGCTTCTTCG gttaCCTGACGGGTTCCGAGGATTACTTCACTCATCACAGATGCAGTTTCATCACTCCTCTGAACGTGACGCGCTGCGCTCTGGATCTGCGGGACGGCGAGGACGTGGCTGATAATTACACGGGACGATACTCCACTGAACTCTTCACCCAGAGAGCCACGGACATCATCACACGACACACACCTGAGAAA CCGTTGTTCCTGTATGTGGCGCTACAGGCCGTCCACGGCCCCATGCAGGTTCCCGAGCGCTACGTCGCCCCCTACAGCTTCATCAAGGACCAGCTGCGCCGCGAGTACGCGGGGATGGTGTCGGCCATGGACGAGGCCGTGGGGAACATCAGTCaagctctgcaggacaccggacTCTGGAACAACACCGTCTTCATTTTCTCAACAG ATAACGGTGGTCAGACGCTGACGGGAGGGAATAACTGGCCTCTGCGTGGCAGGAAGTGGACGCTGTGGGAAGGCGGGGTCAGGGGCGTGGCCTTCGTGAGCGGACCGCTGATAGAGCAGCCCGGAGCCGTCAGTCGAGAGCTCGTCCACGTCTCTGATTGGCTGCCTACGATTGTGGGTCTGGCCGGGGCGTCGACGAACGGCACCAAACCTCTGGACGGGTTCAACGTGTGGGACGCCATCAG TCGTGGTAAAGCGTCTCCTCGAGTCGAGCTTCTGCACAACATCGACCCGCTGTATGTGGACACCTCTCCAT GTCCTGGCGGCGAGGTGTCGGGAGAGTTTCTGGAGGAGTCTTTGCGCTCGTCATCGTCTCGGGCCGCCGCTCTCGGGTCTCGCTCGGAGTTCAACATCTCGGTTCACGCCGCCATTCGCTACAAGAACTGGAAGCTTCTCACGGGTTACCCGG GTTGTCCTCTGTGGTTTGCGCCCCCTGGTGGCCGTCCGGTGGAGGCGTCTGAGCCGCTGAAGCAGGTGATGCTGTTTGACATTGAGAAGGATCCTGAGGAGCGTGAGGAGGTTTCCCATCAGCGTCCGGAGGTGGTGTCCTTCCTGCTCAGACGTCTGCAGCAGTACCAGAAACAGGCCAAACCCGTCATCTTTCCGCCAGATGACCCGCACTGTGACCCTAAAACCACTGGAGCCTGGGGACCCTGGGAGtga